The proteins below are encoded in one region of Elgaria multicarinata webbii isolate HBS135686 ecotype San Diego chromosome 8, rElgMul1.1.pri, whole genome shotgun sequence:
- the GPR17 gene encoding uracil nucleotide/cysteinyl leukotriene receptor: MNSQADASGLFFNTSLESSEQCGKETHMENILFATFYLVDFMLAFVGNALALWLFIRDQKSDTPANIFLMHLAVADLSFVLVLPTRLVYHFSGNHWPFGEIPCRLTGFLFYLNMYASIYFLMCISIDRFLAIVHPVKSLKLRRSLYAHLACAFLWVIVAVAMAPLLVSVQTAEMNNTTICLQLYREKASRHALVSLAVAFTLPFFTTVTCYLLIIRSLKRGNRIENHLKEKAIKMIIMVLMIFLVCFVPYHINRYIYILNYDGVKTSCEMQRILALGNRITSCLTSLNGALDPVMYFFVAEKFREALCGLFCSKRAARLPSSYDGKTNDSSLSAKSEL; this comes from the coding sequence ATGAACAGCCAAGCAGATGCTTCAGGCCTGTTCTTCAACACTTCCCTGGAAAGTTCAGAGCAATGTGGCAAGGAGACCCATATGGAAAACATCCTTTTTGCTACTTTTTACCTTGTGGATTTCATGCTAGCCTTTGTTGGCAATGCTCTGGCTCTTTGGCTTTTTATCCGGGACCAAAAGTCAGACACCCCAGCCAACATTTTCCTGATGCATCTCGCTGTGGCCGATTTGTCTTTTGTGCTAGTTTTACCAACTCGGCTCGTATACCACTTTTCAGGCAATCACTGGCCATTTGGAGAGATCCCATGCCGACTCACAGGCTTTCTATTCTACCTCAACATGTATGCCAGCATCTACTTCCTCATGTGCATCAGCATAGATCGCTTCCTAGCCATCGTACACCCTGTAAAGTCTCTCAAACTCCGCAGATCACTCTATGCCCATTTGGCCTGTGCTTTCCTGTGGGTGATAGTTGCGGTGGCAATGGCACCTCTTTTGGTCAGTGTGCAGACAGCTGAGATGAACAACACCACCATCTGCCTGCAGCTGTATAGAGAAAAGGCATCACGCCATGCTCTTGTGTCACTGGCCGTGGCGTTTACTCTTCCATTTTTTACGACCGTGACCTGCTACTTACTGATTATACGAAGCTTGAAGAGAGGGAACCGAATTGAGAATCATCTAAAGGAAAAAGCCATCAAAATGATCATCATGGTTCTTATGATCTTCTTGGTCTGCTTCGTGCCCTACCATATCAACCGCTACATTTACATCCTCAATTATGATGGTGTGAAGACTTCTTGTGAAATGCAGCGGATCCTGGCTCTCGGCAATCGCATTACTTCTTGTCTCACCAGCCTAAACGGTGCCCTAGATCCTGTCATGTATTTCTTTGTTGCTGAGAAGTTCCGCGAGGCTTTGTGTGGCTTGTTTTGTAGCAAAAGGGCTGCAAGGCTACCTTCAAGTTACGATGGGAAAACAAATGACAGCTCCTTAAGTGCTAAATCTGAACTGTAA